GAGGTAGAACACGCGGTTCACCGTCTCGCCGACGAGCTCGACGTCGTGCGAGATCACGATGAGCCCGCCGCGGTAGGTCTTGAGGAAGTCGCGCAGCCAGACGACCGAATCGAGGTCGAGGTGGTTCGTGGGCTCGTCGAGAATCATCGTCTCGGCGTCAGAAAAGAGAATGCGCGCGAGTTCGATGCGTCGGCGCTGGCCACCCGAAAGCGTGTCAAGTTGCTGGTCGAGGATGCGGTCGGGCAGGTTGAGATTCGAGGCGATCGCCGCAGCCTCGCTCTCGGCCGCGTAGCCACCGAGCGTTACGAATTCGTCGTCGAGGCGTGAGTAGCGACGCATCGCCTTGTCGCGCTCGGCGTCGGTCGCCGCCTCAGCCATCGCGGTCGCGGCCTCGGCGAGGCGCTGGCGCACCGAGCCGAGCCCGCGGGCATCCAGGATGCGATTGCGCGCCAGCTGAGTCGGGTCGCCCGCGCGCGGGTCCTGCGGCAGATAGCCGAGCTCGCCGGAGCGGTCAACCTTGCCGTCGCTCGGCAACGTCCACCCCGCAAGCACCTTCGTGAGGGTTGTCTTGCCAGCACCGTTGCGCCCGACGAGACCGATCTTGTCGCCCGGCTGCACGCGGAAATTGACGTCGCTCATGAGCGTCCGCGCCCCCACGGTGATCTCGAGATCCTGAACGGCAAGCACTACTCGGCATCCTCATTTCGCTTCGGCAAGTGTTGTTCGTCGACCTGCGCCGGGGCGATGGGAAGCTCGATCGTTCCCGTGTGAAGATCGCTCGCCGGCAGGTCAACCTCAACGATCTTACGCGCCCCCATCGTGATTCCCACGCTCGCGATCACCACGAGCGCAATCGCGCAGAGCCGCCAGACGCTCGCGGTCTGGTCGAGGATGAGCCAGCCGGTGAAGGTCGCGATCGCCGGCTCAACGCTCATGAGCACGCCGAACACGCGCTTCGGCACCCGTTTCAGGGCGAGGAACTCGAAGGTGTAAGGAATGATCGCCGCGAGCACGCCGACCAGCAGCGCGAGCCCGAGCAGCTGCACATTGCTCGCGACGGTCGCGAGGCTGCCGACGCCAAACGGCAGGGCGAGCAGCGCGGTCACCGCGAACGCGACCGCCAGGCCGCCCTGCCCATCAGTGACCTCGCCCACGCGCGCCGCGGCGAGAATGTAGAGCGCCCAAAAGACGCCCGCCGTCGCGGCGAGTGCGATGCCCCATGGGTCGAGGTGGTCGGCCGCCAGCGCGGCTTCGATGCCCATGATCGCAATGCCGCCGAGGGCAACGCCGATCCACACAAAGTCCCACGCGCGCCGCGACAGCAGTGCCGAGAGCAGCAGCGGGCCGAGAAACTCGACGGACACCGCGACGCCGATCGGCAGGCGCTCGATCGAGAGGTAGAACGTCGAGGTCATGCCAAAGAGCACAGCGCCGAGCAGCAGCGCGGGGCGAAGTTGCGCCCAGGTCCATTGCCACGGCTTGGGCCGGACGATGAGGCCCATCGCGACGGCCGCGATGAGGGCGCGAAACAGGTTGGCGGTTGCGGGATCTGACGACTCGATGAGCATGCTGGCAAAGGCCGAGCCGAACTGCACCGAGAACGTCGATACGAGCAGGAGGAGTAATCCAGTGCGCACGGCCTATCGCTCCGTTCCGGGCTCAAGCAGCGCGAGGCCAGCCTCGAAGCTCGCGTCGTCGGCGGCGTGCGGATGCGCCCGCACCTCGACGCCTGCAGCCAGGGCCTGCGCGCGCTGCTGCTCGTGCGACACGTGGCCGAGCACAAAGTGCAGCGTGGCCCCAGCGAGCGACTGAGCGCGCGCCCGTTCGAGACCCGCATCCTCGCCCGCGAGCTGCAGGCGCACGAGCGCCGCGTCATCAGCGAGGCCGAGCGAGATCGACGAGAGCAGGATTTCCGCGCCGTCCATGTGCGCGAGCAGCGCATCCCGGAGCGCCGCAGCCGACTCCGCCAGTGTCTCCCCCGCGGCTCGCTCCGGCATCGACGCGACAATCTCGTCGGCGATCGCCGCGAGCAGCGACTGCTTGTCGGCGAAGTGCCAGTACAGCGCGCTCGGCTGCACCTCGAGCTCGCGGGCGAGCGCGCGCATGCTGAACGCGGGCAGGCCGCCGCTCGCGAGCATCCGCATCGCCGTCGACACCACGTCGTCGCGCGAGTTTCGGGCGCGCGACGACTCAGAAGTTGCGTTCGTGCTCATCCCCACTATCGTATAGCCTGAACACCGTTCAGGACGCGATCGACAAGGACCAACATGACCGAAGTTGCAGTGCGGCAGCCCGCCACTACCACCGCCGACCTCGCGAGGATTGCCGTCGTCGCGGCCCTCATCGCGGTGCTCGGCTTGCCCGGCACGATCATGCTCGGCGGGGCGGTGCCGATCACGGCGCAGACCCTGGGCGTCATGCTGGCCGGCGCCGTGCTGGGGTCATGGCGGGGCGCCGCGAGCGTGCTGACGGTGCTTGCGCTCGTCGCGCTCGGCCTGCCGCTGCTCGCGGGCGGCCGCGGAGGTCTCGGGGTGTTCGTGGCACCGTCGGTTGGCTACCTGCTCGGTTGGGTCGTCGGCGCGTTCCTCGTCGGCGTCATCGTGCGGGCCGGCGCATCGAAGCCGCAGTGGTGGCGCGTCGCGCTCGGCTCACTCGTCGGCGGCATGCTCGCCGTCTACGCCGTCGGTATTCCGCTGCAGTCACTCATCACCGGCCTCGGGCTGTGGGAGACCGTGCTCTCGAGCCTCATCTTCGTACCGGGCGACCTCATCAAGGTCGCGATCGCCACCGTCGTCACCATGGCCCTCTGGCGGGCCTACCCGCGTGCGTTCGCGTGGCCGCAGCGAGACGACGCGTGACCGATCGGGAGCTCAGCTTCGATCGAGTTCGCGTCGTTCGAGAGGGCCGCGTCGCGCTCGACGATGTCACCCTGACGCTCGACGAGCACCGAATCGCCGTCGTCGGCGAGAACGGCTCGGGCAAGTCGACGCTCGCGCGACTGCTCAACGGGCTCGTCACCGCGACAAGCGGAGAGGTGCGGGTGCACGGCCGGAATCCGGCGCGTGAGGGCGCGAAGGTTCGCTCGCAAACCGGCTTCGTCTTCCCGAACCCGTCGGCGCAGGTGATCATGCCGACGGTCCGCGAGGATCTCGCCTTCTCGTTTCGCGGCCGCAAGCTTTCGCGCGCCGAGATCGCCGCCAAGGTTGAGGCCACGCTTGGCTCGGTCGGGCTGAGCGCGCTCGCGGATGTGCCCGCCCACTCGCTCTCGAGCGGGCAGCAGCAGCTCCTCGCCGTCGCCGCAGTGCTCGCGGTCGAACCCGGGCTCGTCATAGCCGACGAGCCGACGGCGCTGCTCGACCTCCGCAATCGATCGCGCATCGCCGAGCTGCTGCTCGACCGCGCGCTCCCCCATCAGCTCGTGCTCGTCACGCACGATCTCGAGTTGGCCGAGCGCTGCGATGTGGCCGTGTGGGTGCAGGATGCGCGGGTCACGGCAGTCGGTCGGCCCGCCGACATCGTCGCGCGCTACCGGGCGAGCGTCGCGTGATCTCGCTCTATGTTCCCGGCACGAGCCTGCTGCATCGCGCGCCGGCCTGGAGCAAGCTGCTCGGCCTCGTGCTCGCAACGCTCGTGCTGTCGGTGTGGGGCGGCGAGTGGCCGGTGCTTACGGGGGCCGCCGCGCTCACGATCGCCGCCTTCCTGGCGAGCGTGGGTGTCGCCGAACTGTGGCGCCAATTGTGGGGCCTGCGGTGGCTCCTCGTGATCATGCTCGTGCCGCAGCTCATCTTCCTGCCCTGGCAGCTCGCCCTCACGAATACCTCGAGGGTGGTGATCGTGGTCGCCCTCGCGGGACTCGTTACGAGCACGACCCGCATGACCGAGCTGCTCGACACCCTCGAGGCCGCGCTTCGCCCCCTGCGGCCCCTCGGCGTGCGGCCCGATCGCATCGCGCTCCTGCTCTCGCTCACCATTTCGACGGTGCCGCTCATCGCCGCGCTCGCCACGCAACTGCGGGAGGCGCTCATCGCACGCGGCCGCCGCGGCACGTCCGTGCGCATCCTCTTCCCGCTGCTCGTGCTCACGCTGCAGCACGCGGATGAGCTCACCGACGCGCTCCGCGCGCGCGGGCTCGACTAACGCAAGCGGGGCCCGGCACCGAAGTGCCGAGCCCCGCTCGATCGCGTTTCGCTAGATGTTGAACCCGAGGGCCCGCATCATTTCGCGACCGTCGTCGGTAATCTTTTCCGGACCCCAAGGCGGCATCCAGACCCAGTTGATCTTGAACCGCTCGGCGTGACCGTCGAGTGCCTTCGCGGTCTCGTCTTCGATCACGTCGGTCAGCGGGCAGCCGGCCGAGGTGAGCGTCATCGAGATCACGAGGGCGTCGAGTTCGTCTTCCCAGTCGAGCCCGTAGATCAGGCCGAGGTCGACGATGTTGACGCCGAGCTCGGGGTCAACGACCTCCTTGAGCGCCTCTTCGATTTCGTCGTAGCGCGCGGCTTCGAGTGAAACGAGTGCCATGGTGGCCCTCCTCCAGGTAGTTAGGCCTGCGCGGCCTGCAGGTAGCTGTCGTAACCCTCGTTCTCGAGCTTCTCAGCGAGCTCGGCGCCGCCCTCGTCGGCCACACGACCGTCGACGAACACGTGCACGAAGTCGGGCTTGATGTATCGAAGGATACGCGTGTAATGCGTGATGAGCAGGACACCCATGCCGGTGTCGCCCTTGACGCGGTTGACGCCCTCCGAGACGATGCGCAGCGCATCGACGTCGAGGCCCGAGTCGGTCTCGTCGAGCACGGCGAACTTCGGCTTGAGCAGCTCAAGCTGGAGAATCTCGGCGCGCTTCTTCTCGCCACCCGAGAAGCCCTCGTTCACGTTGCGCTCAAGAAACTCGTTGCCCATGCGGAGGTTGTCCATCGAACCGCGGACCTCCTTGAGCCAGCCACGGATCGCGGGCGCTTCGCCGTCGATCGCGGTCTTCGCGGTGCGGAGGAAGTTCGAGAGCGTGACGCCCGGGATCTCGACCGGGTACTGCATCGCGAGGAACAGGCCAGCCTTCGCGCGCTCGTCGACCGACATCTCGAGCACCTCTTCGCCGTCGAGCTTGACCGAGCCCTCGGTCACCTCGTAGGCGGGGTGGCCGGCGATCGACGATGCGAGGGTCGACTTGCCCGAGCCGTTGGGGCCCATAATGGCGTGGATCTCGTCGGAGCTCAGGGTGAGGTCGACACCCTTGAGGATCTCCTTGGGGCCCTGGTCGGTCTCGACCTGGACGTGAAGGTTGCTGATTTCAAGAACGGACATTGCTAGTTGTTCTCCTTGTAGATCGGAGTCGGGTCAATGAAGATTGCGTCGTCTTCGACCTTGACGGCGAAGACCGGGACTGGTTCAAACGCGGGCAGCGACTTCGGCCACCCGGTGCAGAGCGAGAATTGCGAGCCGTGCGCCCAGCACTCGAGGGTGCCGTCTTCGACGAATCCCTCCGAGAGCGAGATGTCGCCGTGGGTGCAGCGGTCGCCAATTGCGAAGACGTCGCCGGCCGAGTCGCGCACGAGCGCGATCACCTGGTCGGCGAGTTCGACGCGCATCGGCGAGTCGACCTGGACGTCGTCGACGCCGCAGACTCGTTCGAAGCTCATACGGCGCTCGCCGCCATCATCGCTTCGGTGCTCGCCTCCAGTTCACGCTCGAGGGTTTCGCGCATGCGCTCCTGCACCTCGGGCACGCTGATCGACTGCACGATCTCGTTCAGGAAGCCGTGCACGACGAGACGACGGGCGGTGAGCTCGTCGATGCCGCGGGCCATGAGGTAGAACAGCTGTTCCTGCTCGAAGCGGCCGGTCGCCGACGCGTGGCCTGCACCCTCGATGTCGCCCGTCTCGATCTCAAGGTTCGGGATCGAGTCGGCGCGCGCGCCGTTCGAAAGCACGAGGTTGCGGTTCTGCTCGTAGCTCTGGGTGCCGACCGCGGTCGGGCGGATCAGCACGTCGCCGATCCAGACGGCGCGAGCACCGTCGCCCTGCAGGGCGCCCTTGTAGTTCACGTCGCTCGTGGTGCGCTCGCCGGCGTGGTCGATGTAGACCTGGTGCTCGAAGTGCTGTCCCGCATCCGAGAAGTAGAGGCCCTTCGCGATGCCCTCGGCGCCGGTTCCGTTGAGGTGCAGCGACGGGTTCACGCGCACGACGTCGCCACCGAAGGTGACGAGCGTGTGCTTGAGCGACGCATCCTTGCCGATGGCGGCCTGGTGGGCGCCGGTGTGCACGGCGTCGTCGTCCCATTCGTGGATGGCGATGACGTCGAGGTTCGCGCCGTCTTCGACGAGGATCTCGACGTTCTCACTCACGAGCGCCGAACCGGTGTGCTCGACCACGATCGTGGCAGTCGAGTTCGGCTCGGCCTGGAGCACGAGGTGCACGAGGTCGCGGGTCTGCGCGCCAGCGCCGGTCACGCGCACGTAGACGGGCGCATCGAGGGAAGCGTCGGCGGGGATCACGACGTGCGTCGCGGTCGCATACTTCGACGCAATGGCCTCGGCGCGGCCCTCGGGCGTGAACCCGGTGCCACGGGGCGCCTCGCCGGGGGCGAGAGTGCCGGTGCGCACCTCGCTCGGGCCGGAAACTTCGACCGTGACGCTGCGGTCGCCAGCAGCATCCTCGAACAGCGGCGCGAGCTTCTTGATCGGCGCGTACTTCCAGTCAACTTCGCGACCGTTCGGCTGGGGGAAGTCCTCGGGCGCGAACGAAGCGGGTCGCTCCGAACGCGTCTGGACAGGGACGAACTTTCCGGCGCTCTCGGGCAGGCGCGGAGTCTCAGTGATCGTCATGGTGGTTAGCCGACCGATCCTTCCATATTCATTTCGATGAGCTTGTTCAGCTCGAGCGCGTACTCCATCGGCAGCTCGCGCGCGATCGGCTCGATAAAGCCGCGCACGATCATGGCCATGGCCTCGGTCTCTTCGAGGCCGCGGCTCATGAGGTAGAAGAGCTGCTCCGCCGACACCTTCGTGACCGTGGCCTCGTGCCCGAGCTGCACGTCGTCAACGCGGATGTCGATGGCGGGGTAGGTGTCGGAGCGGGAGATGTTGTCGACGAGCAGGGCGTCACACACGACCGAGTTGGCCGAGTTGTGCGCGTTCTCGGCGATGCGAACCTCGCCGCGGTAGCCCGCACGGCCACCGCCGCGGGCGATCGACTTGGAGACGATCGACGACTGCGTGTGCGGCGCCATGTGGATCATCTTGGCGCCCGCATCCTGGTGCTGACCGGGGCCCGCGAACGCGACCGAGAGGGTCTCGCCCTTGGCGTGCTCGCCCGTCAGGTAGATCGACGGGTACTTCATGGTGACCTTGGAGCCGATGTTGCCATCGACCCATTCCATGGTCGCGCCCTCTTCAGCGACGGCGCGCTTGGTCACGAGGTTGTACACGTTGTTCGACCAGTTCTGGATCGTCGTGTAGCGAACGCGCGCGTTCTTCTTCGCGATGATCTCGACGACGGCCGAGTGCAGCGAGTCGCTCTTGTAGATCGGGGCTGTGCAGCCCTCGATGTAGTGCACGTAGCTGCCCTCATCCGCGATGATCAGCGTGCGCTCGAACTGGCCCATGTTCTCGGTGTTGATGCGGAAGTAGGCCTGCAGCGGAATCTCGACGTGCACGCCCTTCGGCACGTACACGAACGAGCCACCCGACCACACGGCGGTGTTCAGCGCACCGAACTTGTTGTCGCCGGCGGGGATCACCGTGCCGAAGTACTCCTCGAAGAACTCCGGGTGCTCGCGCAGCGCGGTGTCGGTGTCCATGAAGATGACACCCTGGCGCTCGAGTTCCTCGTTGATCTGGTGGTAGACCACCTCAGACTCGTACTGTGCCGCGACGCCCGCAACGAGGCGCTGGCGCTCGGCCTCGGGGATGCCGAGACGCTCGTACGTGTTGCGGATGTCTTCGGGCAGGTCTTCCCACGTCTGGGCCTGCGCCTCCGACGCGCGCACGAAGTACTTGATGTTGTCGAAGTCGATTCCGCTGAGGTCGGCACCCCACGTCGGCATCGGCTTGCGGCCGAACATTTGCAGGCCCTTGAGACGACGCTCGAGCATCCATTCTGGCTCGTTCTTGATGCGCGAGATGTCGCGCACTACGTCTTCGCTCAGCCCACGTTTCGCTGAAGACCCGGCTACGTCAGGGTCGTGCCAGCCAAACTCATACTGACCAAGGTCATTCAGTTCGGGGCGGTCGATGAGCAGATCAGACATCCCTACCTCTTTCTTGTCGTCATCGGTTCACATTCGCGCCTGGATCGTGGGGACCCGCATAGAATGAAACAAATTCCAGCGCCGATTCCTTCCCGTGGGTTCTCCGGGAGGCCAAGATCGCGCGAAGTGAACACCATCCTCGAGTCTAAGCCACCACCCATGGTTCTCGGGCGTGTTCGCCACAAACTGAGAGGTGCCCCTGTGCCACGGTCCAAATTCCTGCCGCCGGATTCGTTTCTATCGTTCCTGCTGCCGGACTCGGTTACATCGTGGACTCGGTGGCTCGCCTGGGCGAACCTTGTCGTGAACATCCTCATCGTCGGCACCGGCGGCCTCGTTCGGCTGACGGGCTCGGGCCTCGGCTGCCCGACGTGGCCGCTGTGCACGACCGAGTCGCTCGTGCCGACGCAGGAGATGGGCATTCATGGCGTGATCGAGTTCGGCAACCGCACGCTGACCGGCGTGCTCGTGTTTGTCGCGCTGCTGACCTACCTTGCCGTGCGGAACGCCCCGAAGCAGCTCGGGCTGCGCATCCCGGCTTTGCTCATCGGCGTGCTCATCATCGTGCAGGCGATCATCGGCGGCATCACCGTTATCTTCCACCTCGACCCACGCATCGTCGGCGTGCACTTCCTCTTCTCGGCGGCCATCGTCGCCATCGCCGCGCTGCTGCTGCAGCGAGTTCGCTACGCCGAGCCGGTGCCCGCGGCGGATTCCCCCGGCGCCCCGCGCGGCCTGTGGGTCAGCATCATTGTCGTCACGGTGCTGACGTGGATCACCGAAGTTGTTGGCGTCCTCACCACTGGCGCCGGACCGCACGCCGGTGACTCGATCGCCGCCCGTAACGGCCTCGACCCGGTGGTCATGCAGCACGTGCACTCGTGGCCGGCCTACGCGCTCGCCGCGGCCCTCGTCGTGATGATGGTGTTCGTGCTGCGCAGCAAGCTCGCGCGCACCAAGGCGTCGAGCTGGACCCTGCTCATCCTCGTACTCGTGCAGATCGCCTTCGGCGTCTATCAGTCGCGCGCTGGATTGCCGGTCTGGTCGGTCGGCACCCACATGATCCTCGCGGTCGTCGTCATCGCGGTGCTCACCATCAACCTCGTGAACGCCCGCCGCGCGAAGTAGCGAGGGGCGCATCCGCCCTGCCCCGACGCAGTTTTCTAGCATCGATGCGAATTTCTACAATCGATGCGGCTGCAAGTGCAGCGAATCTAGAAAACTGCATCGCGCGTAGAAAACCGCGGCGAACGTAGAAAACCGCGACGACGGTCACACGAGACGGCCGGACGGCCAGACGACCAAGTGGCCGGATGCGCGGCTACGGAACCAGCGGCAGGTAAACGAGGGCGTCGACGCCGACCGCGAGGAAGACCACGGTCAGGTAGAGGATCGACAGGTGGAACACGCGCATCGGCTGCGCGAGCCCCGTCTGGCGCACGACGTGGCTGTAGACGCGGTGCGCCTCAACGACGAACCAGGCGCCGGCGGCGAGGGCGGCGATCGTGTAGATCCAACCCATCGGCGCGACGGGAACGAGCAGCAGGCTGCCGACGACCGTGGCCCACGCGTAGATGACCGACTGCAGCGCGACCGAGCCCTCGCCCTCGGTGACCGAGAGCATCGGCACGTCGGCGCGGTCGTAATCGGCCGCGTACTTCACCGAGAGCGGCCAGTAGTGCGCCGGAGTCCAGAGGAAGATGAGCAGGAACAGCAGCAGCGGCTCCCAGCTCAGCGAGTTGGTGACCGACGCCCAGCCGATGAGCACCGGCATGCAGCCGGCAACGCCGCCCCAGACGATGTTCTGGTCGGTGCGGCGCTTCAAGATGAGCGTGTAGAGCACGACATAGAGCAGGATGGCGCCGACCGAAAGCCCGGCTGTGAGCGGGTTGGCGACGAGCCACAGCACTGCAGTCGAGACGACGCCGAGCACCCAGGCGAAGACGAGCGCCTCGCGATCGGAGAGCTCGCCCGTGACGAGTGGACGCTTCGCCGTGCGCTTCATGACGCGGTCGATGTCGCGATCGAAGTAGCAGTTGAACGCGTTTGCGCTGCCAGCGGACAGCGCGCCACCAACAAGCACGCCGAGCATCAGCCAGACCGAAGGGATGCCCCGGGCCGCGAGCAGCATGGTCGGCAGCGTCGTGATGAGCAGCAACTCGATGATGCGCGGCTTCGTGAGCGCGACGTACGCGGCGAGTTTGCGCTTGAACCCAATCGATGTGGCCTTCGACGCGCCGTCACCGGCTGCTGAAACTGCGCTTGACATGCCTGTCAATCGATCGGTTGTCACAGATACCTGCCCTTTACTTGCTCAGTAGCTGCAAGTCTACCCGTTGGGCGCCACACTTCGAGGACACAACTAAGGTTTCGCGCGATCGCGCGGCGCTAGTGTGGACACATCGCCGTTCGGCGTGCCTTGACCTCGTTATTGCTTTCTGGAGGACACCTGTGCCCAACGTCAATTGGACCGACCTCGACCAGCGTGCTGCGGACACCGCTCGACTCTTGGCGGCTGACGCCGTCGAGAATGCGGGTGGCGGCCACCCCGGCACCCCGATGAGCTTGGCTCCGGTGGCGACCCTCCTCTATCAGCACATCATGCGGCACGACCCGGCTGACCAGGAATGGCTTGGCCGCGACCGCTTCATCCTGTCGAACGGCCACGCTGGCCTCACGCAATACACCCAGCTCTTCCTCGGCGGCTTCGGCGTCGAGCTCGACGACTTCAAGCACCTGCGCCAGTGGGGCTCACCGCTCGCGGGCCACCCCGAATACGGCCACCTGGCGCACGTCGAGATGACCACCGGTCCGCTCGGCCAGGGCCTCGCCACCGCGGTGGGCTTCGCCTACGCGCAACGCTACGAGCGCGGCCTGTTCGACCCCGAGGCCGA
The Gulosibacter sediminis genome window above contains:
- a CDS encoding EamA family transporter is translated as MRTGLLLLLVSTFSVQFGSAFASMLIESSDPATANLFRALIAAVAMGLIVRPKPWQWTWAQLRPALLLGAVLFGMTSTFYLSIERLPIGVAVSVEFLGPLLLSALLSRRAWDFVWIGVALGGIAIMGIEAALAADHLDPWGIALAATAGVFWALYILAAARVGEVTDGQGGLAVAFAVTALLALPFGVGSLATVASNVQLLGLALLVGVLAAIIPYTFEFLALKRVPKRVFGVLMSVEPAIATFTGWLILDQTASVWRLCAIALVVIASVGITMGARKIVEVDLPASDLHTGTIELPIAPAQVDEQHLPKRNEDAE
- a CDS encoding TetR family transcriptional regulator; the protein is MSTNATSESSRARNSRDDVVSTAMRMLASGGLPAFSMRALARELEVQPSALYWHFADKQSLLAAIADEIVASMPERAAGETLAESAAALRDALLAHMDGAEILLSSISLGLADDAALVRLQLAGEDAGLERARAQSLAGATLHFVLGHVSHEQQRAQALAAGVEVRAHPHAADDASFEAGLALLEPGTER
- a CDS encoding biotin transporter BioY; this translates as MTEVAVRQPATTTADLARIAVVAALIAVLGLPGTIMLGGAVPITAQTLGVMLAGAVLGSWRGAASVLTVLALVALGLPLLAGGRGGLGVFVAPSVGYLLGWVVGAFLVGVIVRAGASKPQWWRVALGSLVGGMLAVYAVGIPLQSLITGLGLWETVLSSLIFVPGDLIKVAIATVVTMALWRAYPRAFAWPQRDDA
- a CDS encoding energy-coupling factor ABC transporter ATP-binding protein, with the protein product MTDRELSFDRVRVVREGRVALDDVTLTLDEHRIAVVGENGSGKSTLARLLNGLVTATSGEVRVHGRNPAREGAKVRSQTGFVFPNPSAQVIMPTVREDLAFSFRGRKLSRAEIAAKVEATLGSVGLSALADVPAHSLSSGQQQLLAVAAVLAVEPGLVIADEPTALLDLRNRSRIAELLLDRALPHQLVLVTHDLELAERCDVAVWVQDARVTAVGRPADIVARYRASVA
- a CDS encoding energy-coupling factor transporter transmembrane component T family protein, with the protein product MISLYVPGTSLLHRAPAWSKLLGLVLATLVLSVWGGEWPVLTGAAALTIAAFLASVGVAELWRQLWGLRWLLVIMLVPQLIFLPWQLALTNTSRVVIVVALAGLVTSTTRMTELLDTLEAALRPLRPLGVRPDRIALLLSLTISTVPLIAALATQLREALIARGRRGTSVRILFPLLVLTLQHADELTDALRARGLD
- a CDS encoding metal-sulfur cluster assembly factor encodes the protein MALVSLEAARYDEIEEALKEVVDPELGVNIVDLGLIYGLDWEDELDALVISMTLTSAGCPLTDVIEDETAKALDGHAERFKINWVWMPPWGPEKITDDGREMMRALGFNI
- the sufC gene encoding Fe-S cluster assembly ATPase SufC; translation: MSVLEISNLHVQVETDQGPKEILKGVDLTLSSDEIHAIMGPNGSGKSTLASSIAGHPAYEVTEGSVKLDGEEVLEMSVDERAKAGLFLAMQYPVEIPGVTLSNFLRTAKTAIDGEAPAIRGWLKEVRGSMDNLRMGNEFLERNVNEGFSGGEKKRAEILQLELLKPKFAVLDETDSGLDVDALRIVSEGVNRVKGDTGMGVLLITHYTRILRYIKPDFVHVFVDGRVADEGGAELAEKLENEGYDSYLQAAQA
- a CDS encoding non-heme iron oxygenase ferredoxin subunit produces the protein MSFERVCGVDDVQVDSPMRVELADQVIALVRDSAGDVFAIGDRCTHGDISLSEGFVEDGTLECWAHGSQFSLCTGWPKSLPAFEPVPVFAVKVEDDAIFIDPTPIYKENN
- the sufD gene encoding Fe-S cluster assembly protein SufD, translated to MTITETPRLPESAGKFVPVQTRSERPASFAPEDFPQPNGREVDWKYAPIKKLAPLFEDAAGDRSVTVEVSGPSEVRTGTLAPGEAPRGTGFTPEGRAEAIASKYATATHVVIPADASLDAPVYVRVTGAGAQTRDLVHLVLQAEPNSTATIVVEHTGSALVSENVEILVEDGANLDVIAIHEWDDDAVHTGAHQAAIGKDASLKHTLVTFGGDVVRVNPSLHLNGTGAEGIAKGLYFSDAGQHFEHQVYIDHAGERTTSDVNYKGALQGDGARAVWIGDVLIRPTAVGTQSYEQNRNLVLSNGARADSIPNLEIETGDIEGAGHASATGRFEQEQLFYLMARGIDELTARRLVVHGFLNEIVQSISVPEVQERMRETLERELEASTEAMMAASAV
- the sufB gene encoding Fe-S cluster assembly protein SufB; amino-acid sequence: MSDLLIDRPELNDLGQYEFGWHDPDVAGSSAKRGLSEDVVRDISRIKNEPEWMLERRLKGLQMFGRKPMPTWGADLSGIDFDNIKYFVRASEAQAQTWEDLPEDIRNTYERLGIPEAERQRLVAGVAAQYESEVVYHQINEELERQGVIFMDTDTALREHPEFFEEYFGTVIPAGDNKFGALNTAVWSGGSFVYVPKGVHVEIPLQAYFRINTENMGQFERTLIIADEGSYVHYIEGCTAPIYKSDSLHSAVVEIIAKKNARVRYTTIQNWSNNVYNLVTKRAVAEEGATMEWVDGNIGSKVTMKYPSIYLTGEHAKGETLSVAFAGPGQHQDAGAKMIHMAPHTQSSIVSKSIARGGGRAGYRGEVRIAENAHNSANSVVCDALLVDNISRSDTYPAIDIRVDDVQLGHEATVTKVSAEQLFYLMSRGLEETEAMAMIVRGFIEPIARELPMEYALELNKLIEMNMEGSVG
- a CDS encoding COX15/CtaA family protein; amino-acid sequence: MPRSKFLPPDSFLSFLLPDSVTSWTRWLAWANLVVNILIVGTGGLVRLTGSGLGCPTWPLCTTESLVPTQEMGIHGVIEFGNRTLTGVLVFVALLTYLAVRNAPKQLGLRIPALLIGVLIIVQAIIGGITVIFHLDPRIVGVHFLFSAAIVAIAALLLQRVRYAEPVPAADSPGAPRGLWVSIIVVTVLTWITEVVGVLTTGAGPHAGDSIAARNGLDPVVMQHVHSWPAYALAAALVVMMVFVLRSKLARTKASSWTLLILVLVQIAFGVYQSRAGLPVWSVGTHMILAVVVIAVLTINLVNARRAK
- a CDS encoding heme o synthase — translated: MSSAVSAAGDGASKATSIGFKRKLAAYVALTKPRIIELLLITTLPTMLLAARGIPSVWLMLGVLVGGALSAGSANAFNCYFDRDIDRVMKRTAKRPLVTGELSDREALVFAWVLGVVSTAVLWLVANPLTAGLSVGAILLYVVLYTLILKRRTDQNIVWGGVAGCMPVLIGWASVTNSLSWEPLLLFLLIFLWTPAHYWPLSVKYAADYDRADVPMLSVTEGEGSVALQSVIYAWATVVGSLLLVPVAPMGWIYTIAALAAGAWFVVEAHRVYSHVVRQTGLAQPMRVFHLSILYLTVVFLAVGVDALVYLPLVP